The following nucleotide sequence is from Austwickia chelonae.
GCCCGATGCCTGAACTGCGAACAGGGCCCGACACCGACACCGTGCGAAGAATGCCCGTCCTGCGTCGCCCTGGCCGCCGGCGGCCCCGGCTCGGTCGACGTCATCGAAATCGACGCAGCCAGCCACGGAGGCGTCGACGACGCCCGCGACCTGCGTGAACGAGCCGCCTACGGGCCCGCGCAGTCCCGGTACAAGGTGTACATCATCGACGAAGCGCACATGGTCACCCCACAGGGCTTCAACGCCCTGCTGAAGATCGTCGAAGAACCACCAGCGCACGTGAAATTCGTCTTCGCGACGACCGAGCCGGAAAAAGTCATCGGCACGATCCGCAGCCGAACCCACCACTACCCCTTCCGGCTCGTGCCACCAGCCCGGCTGACCGACTACCTGGAGCATCTGTGCCACCAGGAAGCGGTGCCCGTAGAACCCGGCGTGCTCTCCTTCGTCGTGCGAGCAGGCGGCGGATCTGTCCGGGACTCACTGTCGGTGCTCGACCAACTCATCGCCGGCTCCGGAGAAAGCGGACTGACCTACGCCGGAGCAGCCGCACTCCTGGGATTCACCGAAGTAGAACTCCTGGACGCCGTGGTGGAGGCCTTCGCCGCCCAGGACGGAGGCGGCGTCTTCCGACAGATCGACAAAGTCGTCGAGACCGGCCAGGATCCCCGCAGGTTCGTCGAAGACCTCCTGGAACGCTTCCGCGACCTGATCATCGTCGCCGCCAGCACCGAAGGCGCCGAAGCCGTCCTCAGAGGCCTCCCCGAGGACCAGAGGCAACGGCTGCACCACCAGGCCACCTCCTTCGGCGCCGCGGAACTCTCCCGATGCGCAGACCTGGTGAACATCGGCCTGACCCAGATGAACGGCGTGACCTCACCTCGCCTCCAACTGGAACTGATCTGCGCGAGGCTGCTCCTGCCCGCCGTCTCCGGCGCAGAAGGACACGGCGCACGCCTGGACCGGATCGAACGACGACTCGACACGGCTGGGCCCCTGTCCACGGCACAGGCCGGCGCACCCCCCGCCGTTGCACCCACCGGCGACGTTCTCCCGCCGGATAACCCGCCGACCGGCCACAGTCCACGGACCTCCGCGGCCACCGGCGCGCGCGGCCGTGAAGCCTTGCGCCGCGCGCACGCCGCGATGCGTGGGGCAGACCAGCCGGCACCTGCGGCCTCTGCCCCGCCGGCGCAGGAGAGCACCCCGGCTCCGGAGCGTCCGGCGGCCTCGTCTCCAGTGGCAGCGCCTCCGGTGGTGGAGCGTCCGGCGGCGGAGCCTCCCGCGACCCCGGCACCATCCGTGCCACCTGCCGATGCCGCGCGCGCGCCGGGCGCGAACCGGCCAGATGTCT
It contains:
- a CDS encoding DNA polymerase III subunit gamma and tau, coding for MSTALYRRYRPQTFADVIGQEHVTEPLMQALRTGRTGHAYLFSGPRGCGKTTSARILARCLNCEQGPTPTPCEECPSCVALAAGGPGSVDVIEIDAASHGGVDDARDLRERAAYGPAQSRYKVYIIDEAHMVTPQGFNALLKIVEEPPAHVKFVFATTEPEKVIGTIRSRTHHYPFRLVPPARLTDYLEHLCHQEAVPVEPGVLSFVVRAGGGSVRDSLSVLDQLIAGSGESGLTYAGAAALLGFTEVELLDAVVEAFAAQDGGGVFRQIDKVVETGQDPRRFVEDLLERFRDLIIVAASTEGAEAVLRGLPEDQRQRLHHQATSFGAAELSRCADLVNIGLTQMNGVTSPRLQLELICARLLLPAVSGAEGHGARLDRIERRLDTAGPLSTAQAGAPPAVAPTGDVLPPDNPPTGHSPRTSAATGARGREALRRAHAAMRGADQPAPAASAPPAQESTPAPERPAASSPVAAPPVVERPAAEPPATPAPSVPPADAARAPGANRPDVSGLRQRWPDVLAAILPVRKVTWALLAEHAHVADVDTERVVLGFANPGLVRAFHQGGHADMVGQALNHVLGLRLRAEGTVLSPPGAAGGPGHGGGTPGPRNGPGAAEPRHRPDPKSRDTPAAPPEPPAPDNRGRGQSAPPPADGGWPDDRDIPPDDDVPPDPWEDPGYEPPPPPPVDRSAEHTPAPAQAPPPAQAPPPAQAPSPAQSPSVAPEAPLTARGPAPDSGRMSGYQRAKAALQQAGGSRAAQDVRPGMAQAAPSSPENEDPGISDDDETVEDMTSIGQPVIARVLGGVVIDEYEG